In a genomic window of Candidatus Chazhemtobacterium aquaticus:
- a CDS encoding VanW family protein → MPKKKGLNKKAINLWKMVRYGSKGLGIVVFGVVLMLVIVMAYLAAYNGKIVPGVQVSGVEVGNLTGEQAAKVLEARLERDGERELVIRHEERAWRLNDDNLGIEISVPLTINQAWMVARSGNIWERFGEAQRSFFEGVNLPLEVSIDEDLWLPVVASISAEIEVTEIKPSLRIETAGGDKEIVYEQGQAGLEVDEDRLKQMILEHRAWLDDREITLPVKQLRTEVSEESVKKAITKAEKLIGGSLIVKLEDNEWVLGEEELVGMIAIGDDATSRDRISELVTVYSEGVNREPQNAVFRFENGRVVEFAPGKEGITVKEDDLMDRLVEALDSFNGKNKIVVETPVEKKEPVVSTAEVNNMGIKELIGRGKSTYLHSIINRVHNVSLAARRIGGTLVAPGEVFSFNQTLGEVSQATGYKPAYVISSGRTVLGDGGGVCQVSTTLFRSVLDAGLPIIERKPHSYRVSYYEQDSKPGIDATVYDPSVDFKFRNDTPGYILIQAIVNEAERTLVFELYGTDDGREVTLGEPKVWGQSAPPPPLYQDDPSLPAGVIKQIDWAAWGAKTSFEYKVTRDGEVLQDETFYSNYRPWQAVYLRGTGGQ, encoded by the coding sequence ATGCCAAAAAAGAAAGGTTTAAACAAGAAAGCGATTAACTTATGGAAAATGGTGAGATATGGCAGTAAAGGTCTTGGAATTGTGGTTTTTGGAGTAGTGTTGATGTTGGTAATAGTGATGGCATATCTTGCTGCTTATAACGGCAAGATCGTGCCGGGAGTGCAGGTTTCAGGAGTTGAGGTGGGAAACTTGACCGGAGAGCAGGCGGCTAAAGTATTAGAGGCACGTTTAGAGAGAGATGGTGAGAGAGAGTTGGTGATAAGACACGAAGAACGTGCATGGAGGCTAAATGATGATAATTTAGGAATTGAAATTAGTGTTCCGTTGACGATAAATCAGGCGTGGATGGTGGCTAGATCTGGAAATATTTGGGAGCGATTTGGAGAGGCTCAGAGAAGTTTTTTTGAGGGGGTTAATCTACCCCTTGAGGTATCAATTGATGAAGATCTGTGGTTACCAGTAGTGGCGAGTATATCAGCTGAGATAGAGGTGACAGAGATTAAGCCAAGTTTGAGAATTGAAACTGCTGGTGGGGATAAAGAGATTGTGTACGAGCAGGGTCAGGCTGGTTTGGAGGTAGATGAGGATAGATTAAAGCAAATGATATTGGAACATCGCGCTTGGCTCGATGATCGAGAAATCACCTTACCGGTGAAGCAGTTGAGAACTGAGGTGAGTGAGGAGTCGGTAAAAAAGGCAATAACAAAAGCGGAGAAATTAATAGGTGGTAGTTTGATAGTTAAACTAGAAGATAATGAGTGGGTGTTGGGTGAAGAAGAGTTGGTTGGAATGATTGCAATCGGGGATGATGCAACTAGTCGCGACAGAATTAGCGAGCTAGTTACTGTGTATTCTGAGGGGGTTAATCGTGAGCCACAAAACGCTGTATTTAGATTTGAGAATGGTAGGGTAGTTGAGTTTGCCCCTGGTAAGGAAGGGATAACTGTAAAAGAGGATGATTTGATGGATAGATTAGTGGAGGCGTTGGATAGCTTTAACGGCAAAAACAAAATTGTAGTAGAGACACCGGTGGAGAAAAAGGAGCCTGTAGTGTCGACAGCGGAGGTTAATAACATGGGGATTAAGGAGTTGATTGGAAGAGGTAAGTCAACCTATCTTCATTCAATAATTAACAGGGTGCATAACGTATCATTGGCCGCAAGAAGAATAGGGGGGACTTTGGTGGCTCCAGGAGAGGTTTTTTCGTTTAACCAAACATTGGGCGAGGTATCACAAGCCACTGGATACAAACCGGCTTATGTAATTAGTAGCGGCAGAACAGTGCTTGGAGATGGTGGTGGGGTGTGCCAGGTGTCAACCACTTTATTTAGATCCGTTTTAGATGCTGGTTTACCAATAATTGAAAGAAAGCCACATTCATATCGGGTTTCTTACTATGAACAGGATTCCAAACCAGGGATTGATGCGACAGTATATGATCCAAGTGTTGATTTTAAGTTTAGGAACGATACACCGGGTTATATATTGATTCAAGCGATAGTAAACGAGGCCGAACGGACGCTAGTATTTGAGTTGTATGGAACTGATGATGGAAGAGAGGTGACGTTGGGCGAACCTAAGGTTTGGGGACAGTCGGCTCCCCCACCACCGTTGTATCAAGACGATCCAAGCTTACCGGCGGGAGTGATAAAGCAAATTGATTGGGCAGCGTGGGGAGCTAAGACAAGTTTTGAATACAAGGTGACCAGAGATGGAGAGGTGCTTCAGGATGAGACTTTTTATAGTAATTATAGACCTTGGCAGGCAGTATACCTGAGAGGTACTGGGGGGCAATAA
- a CDS encoding ABC transporter substrate-binding protein — MPDFPMPPDQNQDPNQNSNPDPNSQDTGPIPSPLNIPPPPSDFTLDSSTPPNTTESSPTPQEASPPPSPGSPTPFSDQTPPFQDNTSPNSTPPPPPAFPTSASPSSSMPPADPPPPPPQETPTPATTPKKSPFKFLIPIILGLVILAVIAFVVIKFVLPGSSNQASSETTPTSPNTKTTTITYYGLWEPPEVMRVVLDEFERQNPSIKVDYQMQQSADYRERLQTLLTQKDPPDVIRFHSTWIPQLISHLKPAPENIITPTEIDANFYPAVKDLVVISNQVYAVPATLEGLGLYVNQEIFNSAQESVPTTWVDLRTVAKRLTQIDPNTGQISRAGIALGTTTNVDHWPDIVSLMLLQNGVSMSSLTPTNRVSEVLRYYTFFTKTDAVWSNNLPSSVQAFAAGKAAMILAPSWQAITIKELNPSLSWKIYPVPQLPDAPVVTWVNYWVEGVPKNASHPNEAWKLVKFLSSSQAQQLLFDTATKQRGFGQAPANKALASTIATNPIVGPFVTQAATAKTFYTTSLTHDGTTGINSRLNKYLEDAINSHLSGANEASAVTTLQQGFYQVLSQYNLVSITPTPAK, encoded by the coding sequence ATGCCCGATTTTCCAATGCCGCCCGACCAAAATCAAGATCCCAATCAAAATTCTAATCCTGACCCAAATTCACAAGACACCGGGCCAATTCCTTCTCCTCTAAACATCCCTCCACCCCCCTCGGACTTTACTCTTGACTCATCCACCCCCCCTAACACGACAGAATCATCACCTACTCCTCAAGAAGCATCCCCACCACCCTCTCCTGGCTCACCTACCCCGTTCTCAGACCAAACACCGCCTTTCCAGGACAATACCAGTCCCAACTCAACTCCGCCTCCACCTCCTGCATTTCCAACTTCCGCCTCACCTTCTTCTTCCATGCCACCGGCTGATCCACCGCCACCTCCTCCTCAAGAAACACCTACTCCTGCCACTACTCCTAAAAAATCACCATTCAAATTTTTAATTCCTATCATTCTCGGACTTGTTATCCTAGCTGTCATTGCCTTCGTTGTAATCAAGTTTGTTCTGCCCGGCTCCTCCAACCAAGCTTCATCAGAAACTACTCCCACATCGCCTAATACCAAAACCACTACGATCACCTACTATGGACTTTGGGAGCCGCCAGAGGTTATGCGTGTTGTCCTTGATGAGTTTGAACGACAAAATCCCAGTATCAAAGTTGATTATCAAATGCAACAATCCGCCGACTACCGAGAGCGATTACAAACCCTACTTACTCAAAAAGACCCACCTGACGTTATCCGTTTTCACTCTACCTGGATACCACAACTTATCTCTCATCTTAAACCAGCTCCAGAAAACATCATTACTCCAACTGAAATTGATGCCAACTTCTACCCAGCTGTAAAAGACCTTGTCGTTATCTCCAATCAAGTCTACGCCGTTCCCGCGACTCTGGAAGGCCTTGGTTTATATGTCAATCAAGAAATATTCAACTCCGCCCAAGAATCTGTCCCTACCACCTGGGTTGATTTAAGAACTGTCGCTAAACGACTAACCCAAATAGATCCTAATACTGGCCAGATTTCTCGTGCTGGTATTGCTCTGGGTACTACTACCAATGTTGACCACTGGCCTGACATCGTCTCACTCATGTTGCTTCAAAACGGAGTTTCCATGTCAAGCTTGACTCCCACTAATCGGGTTTCTGAAGTTTTACGCTACTACACTTTCTTTACCAAAACTGATGCAGTCTGGAGCAACAACCTTCCCTCCTCGGTTCAGGCCTTTGCTGCCGGAAAAGCTGCCATGATTTTAGCCCCTTCCTGGCAAGCCATTACCATCAAAGAACTCAACCCCTCTCTCTCCTGGAAAATCTACCCCGTACCCCAGTTACCCGACGCTCCAGTTGTCACCTGGGTCAATTACTGGGTTGAGGGAGTTCCTAAGAACGCTTCTCACCCCAACGAAGCTTGGAAGTTAGTTAAATTCCTCTCCTCATCCCAAGCTCAACAGCTTCTTTTTGACACCGCAACCAAGCAACGAGGCTTCGGCCAGGCTCCAGCTAACAAAGCCCTTGCCAGCACTATTGCTACAAATCCAATAGTCGGCCCTTTTGTTACCCAAGCCGCAACCGCCAAAACTTTTTACACCACCAGTCTCACCCATGACGGCACTACAGGTATAAACTCCAGACTAAACAAGTACCTTGAGGACGCTATTAACTCTCACCTCTCTGGAGCTAATGAAGCCTCAGCTGTTACCACTCTCCAACAAGGTTTTTACCAAGTACTCTCTCAATACAACCTTGTTTCCATCACCCCCACCCCTGCTAAGTAG
- a CDS encoding prohibitin family protein, producing MADFDKLVVGFLVDEVVGGFFVSVPPGHVACIYDRGAGVLPRVWGPGLHLKLPFWQVAKLFNAQILEYTIRKGFDINQKEALGDEPITTVTQDGHPISVEGSLLFKIDKANAPELWENIGDNFVSKVVRPFARSRIANIFTQITADQIRSSRTQVEEALKQELNRLFDDKGLIVEGVLLSEVKILDQSNQPQKEIIFENSPSSTPLPTH from the coding sequence ATGGCCGATTTTGACAAACTTGTAGTAGGCTTTCTCGTTGACGAAGTAGTAGGTGGTTTTTTTGTGTCTGTCCCACCCGGGCATGTAGCCTGCATTTATGATCGAGGTGCAGGCGTCCTTCCTCGAGTTTGGGGGCCGGGTCTTCATCTAAAACTCCCTTTTTGGCAAGTCGCCAAGCTCTTTAATGCCCAGATTCTTGAATACACCATTAGGAAAGGTTTTGATATAAACCAGAAAGAAGCCTTAGGTGATGAGCCAATTACAACAGTTACCCAGGATGGCCATCCAATCTCCGTGGAAGGTTCTTTGCTCTTCAAAATCGACAAGGCCAATGCTCCAGAGCTCTGGGAAAACATCGGCGACAACTTTGTTAGCAAGGTGGTTCGCCCATTTGCCCGTTCCCGTATTGCTAATATCTTTACTCAAATCACCGCTGACCAGATTCGCTCATCACGAACCCAAGTAGAAGAAGCACTCAAGCAAGAACTTAATCGGCTTTTTGATGACAAGGGACTTATAGTTGAAGGAGTACTCCTCTCTGAAGTAAAGATTCTTGATCAATCAAACCAACCTCAAAAAGAAATTATTTTCGAAAATTCACCCTCTTCGACTCCACTTCCTACACATTAA
- a CDS encoding type IV secretory system conjugative DNA transfer family protein, translated as MSRTVLEIRTAKDSKETPEATVQLLSSLSGTLSTSFWQRFQNKQPTLSLEIASLNQRVFFIVTCDSQTAPLVKSQIAAQYPTAVITPTQDYLGTWSRYGTQSASQITLSAPYYLPIKIYSKFTDTDPLAALLGVLGKTQPGSAAIIQILLTAAPSNWASTGKSVIQKGVSSDPETFKPHPQQALIEEKLSTKAFHVGIRLLGVSPQHSQAQLLVSQMSSALGTFALSEGNSLVPTKTSSTSNLIASMVARDPRFLPKNQYLNVLELASLYHFPGESLSGLRNIAWGKTIKGEAPDNLPTKDTLDPTILKDTNFFARTEYKNQLADFGIKLRDRRRHFYILGKSGTGKSTLLANMAISDMHNNQGFAVIDPHGDLVEQTLLDYVPEHRLADIAYLDPADAQHPFHLNPLEVKRPEHKELVASGIVSIFQKIFHYSWGPRLEYILRNTLMTLVEIEGSTLLDIPKLLTDKNFRTQLVTQLNPETHQVLIEFWTREFDQYGDKLRNEAIAPILNKVGQFIGSPTIRQILKNPKSSIDLESMMNQGKIVLLNLSQGRLGEDNATLLGAMFITQFQLAAMNRINIPEEQRKDFFLYVDEFQNFATTSFIKILAEARKYRLGLILANQYTAQLPEEIQKAIFGNVGTIATFVMGADDATSISKEFGELYTVDDLVNLGKFQIITKLSIDDRISNPFPAYTLPLPDIKNQNRPRVLEASHSQYSQPVDLTPVSTPSPSLPHPMPQPQTQSNPTSDARPPLDLSQLELGKVYSGIVKNIKDYGAFVEILPGYEGLVHVSNLSKSHIKKPQDLLKTGDQVKVKLYEIDDKNRLNLTMILDQEPSATK; from the coding sequence ATGTCTCGCACTGTCCTCGAGATTCGAACCGCTAAAGACTCTAAAGAAACTCCTGAAGCTACTGTTCAGCTTCTATCAAGCCTATCGGGCACTTTAAGTACCAGTTTCTGGCAACGTTTCCAGAACAAACAACCAACCCTTTCTCTCGAAATTGCTAGCCTCAACCAACGTGTCTTTTTCATTGTTACCTGTGACTCTCAAACTGCCCCGCTAGTTAAAAGCCAGATCGCCGCCCAATATCCTACGGCTGTTATCACCCCTACTCAAGACTACTTAGGTACCTGGTCTCGTTATGGTACCCAGTCTGCATCACAAATTACCTTAAGCGCACCCTATTATCTACCCATAAAGATCTACTCAAAATTTACTGATACAGATCCGTTAGCTGCCCTTCTTGGAGTTCTTGGTAAAACTCAACCAGGTAGCGCCGCCATTATTCAAATCCTTCTTACTGCAGCTCCCTCCAACTGGGCGAGCACAGGCAAGAGCGTTATTCAAAAAGGAGTAAGTTCTGACCCGGAAACTTTCAAACCTCATCCCCAACAAGCCCTCATTGAAGAAAAACTTTCCACCAAAGCCTTTCACGTTGGCATTCGTCTCCTTGGTGTCAGCCCACAACATTCCCAAGCACAACTTCTGGTATCTCAGATGAGTAGTGCTCTCGGCACTTTTGCTTTATCTGAAGGTAACTCATTAGTCCCAACCAAAACTAGCTCAACCTCCAACCTCATTGCCTCCATGGTTGCTCGCGATCCCCGATTTTTACCCAAAAACCAATACCTCAATGTTCTTGAACTAGCTTCTTTGTATCATTTTCCTGGTGAAAGCCTCTCCGGACTTCGTAACATCGCTTGGGGCAAAACCATTAAAGGCGAAGCTCCAGACAATCTTCCCACCAAAGACACTCTTGACCCCACCATCCTTAAAGACACCAATTTTTTTGCCCGCACCGAATACAAAAACCAACTAGCCGACTTTGGTATCAAGCTTCGAGACCGTCGTCGTCATTTCTATATCCTAGGTAAGTCTGGTACCGGAAAGTCAACTCTCCTGGCTAATATGGCTATCTCCGATATGCATAATAATCAAGGTTTTGCCGTCATTGATCCTCACGGTGACCTGGTCGAGCAGACTCTACTTGATTATGTCCCAGAGCATCGTCTCGCTGACATCGCCTATCTCGATCCAGCCGATGCTCAGCACCCATTTCACTTGAATCCTCTCGAGGTTAAGCGACCAGAGCACAAAGAATTAGTTGCCTCGGGTATTGTCTCGATTTTTCAAAAAATCTTCCATTATTCCTGGGGTCCTCGTCTGGAATACATCCTAAGAAACACCCTTATGACCCTAGTTGAAATAGAAGGATCAACCCTGCTTGACATTCCCAAATTACTCACCGACAAAAATTTCCGAACTCAACTTGTCACTCAGCTCAACCCCGAAACCCACCAAGTCCTCATCGAGTTCTGGACTCGCGAGTTCGATCAATATGGTGACAAACTGAGAAACGAAGCCATTGCTCCCATCCTTAATAAAGTTGGCCAATTCATTGGCAGCCCTACCATCCGCCAAATCTTAAAAAACCCCAAATCCAGTATCGATCTGGAATCAATGATGAATCAGGGTAAAATCGTCCTACTCAATCTATCCCAGGGTAGGCTAGGGGAGGATAACGCCACTTTGCTTGGCGCCATGTTTATTACCCAATTTCAACTAGCCGCCATGAACCGCATCAATATTCCTGAAGAACAACGCAAAGACTTCTTTCTCTACGTCGACGAGTTTCAAAACTTTGCTACCACCTCCTTTATAAAAATTCTTGCCGAAGCCAGGAAATACAGACTTGGTCTCATCCTTGCCAACCAATATACTGCCCAACTTCCTGAAGAAATCCAAAAAGCTATTTTTGGTAACGTTGGCACCATCGCCACCTTTGTCATGGGCGCAGATGACGCAACCAGTATCTCCAAAGAGTTTGGTGAACTCTATACCGTTGACGACCTAGTCAATCTTGGCAAGTTCCAAATCATTACCAAATTAAGTATCGACGATCGCATCAGCAATCCCTTCCCTGCCTACACCCTCCCCTTACCAGATATCAAAAATCAAAACCGACCCCGAGTGCTCGAAGCATCCCACTCTCAATACTCACAACCAGTCGATCTCACTCCCGTCTCAACTCCATCACCCAGTTTGCCTCATCCCATGCCTCAACCCCAGACGCAGTCAAACCCCACCTCGGACGCCAGACCACCCCTTGATCTGTCTCAGTTAGAACTCGGCAAGGTCTATTCCGGCATCGTCAAAAACATCAAAGACTACGGAGCATTCGTTGAAATTCTTCCTGGATACGAAGGCCTGGTTCATGTCAGTAACTTAAGCAAGTCTCACATTAAAAAACCTCAAGACTTGCTAAAAACCGGCGATCAAGTAAAGGTTAAGCTCTATGAAATTGATGATAAAAACAGGCTTAACCTAACCATGATTCTTGACCAGGAGCCATCAGCGACAAAATAA
- a CDS encoding co-chaperone GroES: MSTQSTLTLNTLKPTPGHLLVQPADTEKQTASGIYLPESHDEAPLYGTVVAVGSDLLTESGTTIKAPAKIGDMVVYKKWGGNEFTLGQVDYQFLKFEDILAVASSSKKQ, translated from the coding sequence ATGTCCACACAATCAACCCTTACCCTTAACACCCTTAAGCCTACACCTGGCCATCTCTTAGTTCAGCCAGCTGATACTGAAAAACAAACCGCTTCTGGTATTTATCTTCCCGAATCTCACGACGAAGCTCCATTATACGGTACTGTGGTAGCCGTAGGATCTGATCTTCTTACTGAGTCCGGTACCACCATTAAAGCCCCCGCAAAAATAGGGGATATGGTTGTCTATAAAAAATGGGGCGGCAACGAGTTTACTCTTGGCCAAGTCGACTATCAATTTCTAAAGTTCGAAGATATCCTAGCCGTAGCTTCAAGCTCGAAAAAACAGTAA
- the groL gene encoding chaperonin GroEL (60 kDa chaperone family; promotes refolding of misfolded polypeptides especially under stressful conditions; forms two stacked rings of heptamers to form a barrel-shaped 14mer; ends can be capped by GroES; misfolded proteins enter the barrel where they are refolded when GroES binds): MSAKQITYSEEARKKLKTGVDKLARAVVTTLGPRGKNVAIDKKWGAPAVLHDGVSVAKEVELEDPFENMGAQLVKEAAEKTNDAAGDGTTTATLLAQQIVDGGMKAVAAGSNPMLMKRGIDKAVAAVTTELKKNSKTVKESDWEAVATISAQNPQIGKTIADALSKVGGKDGLVEVEEGRGLEIETELKEGMSFDKGYSSPYFVTDPDNMEAVIEDASILITDQKISAVNDLLPFLENTVKTTKNLVIIADDIEGEALATLVVNKLRGTFNVLAVKAPGFGDNRKEMLQDIAILTGGSFISEDTGRKLESVTLEDLGRADRVVSDKDATRIIGGQGSKDSLNTRIAQLKNAISKTTSEFDKEKLQERLAKLAGGVAVIKVGAASETEMNELKERVKDAVGATKAAIEEGIVPGGGVALLRAAKVLDSLKFDNDDEKVGIKIVADALSQPLRWLAKNSGAEEGWVVKQVEQHPDKSYGFNAVTLEFGDMLSAGIIDPVKVTRAALQNAASVASMILTTEALITEIPQKEGDKDSTPNPGMMGM, from the coding sequence ATGTCAGCCAAACAAATCACCTACTCTGAAGAAGCCCGAAAAAAACTAAAAACGGGTGTTGATAAACTTGCCCGTGCTGTTGTTACTACTCTAGGCCCTCGTGGCAAAAACGTCGCCATTGATAAGAAATGGGGCGCTCCCGCTGTTCTTCATGATGGTGTCTCTGTTGCCAAAGAAGTCGAACTCGAGGATCCTTTTGAAAACATGGGCGCACAGCTTGTCAAAGAAGCCGCCGAAAAAACCAATGACGCCGCCGGTGACGGTACGACCACTGCCACTCTTCTCGCCCAACAGATAGTTGACGGAGGCATGAAGGCAGTTGCTGCTGGCAGCAACCCAATGCTTATGAAGCGAGGTATTGATAAAGCCGTTGCGGCAGTTACCACCGAACTTAAGAAAAATAGCAAAACAGTCAAGGAATCTGACTGGGAGGCGGTAGCTACTATTTCAGCCCAAAACCCTCAAATTGGTAAAACCATCGCTGACGCCCTTAGTAAGGTGGGTGGTAAAGACGGTCTGGTTGAAGTCGAGGAGGGAAGAGGTCTGGAGATCGAAACCGAACTTAAAGAGGGTATGTCTTTCGACAAAGGCTACTCATCCCCATATTTCGTGACTGATCCTGACAACATGGAGGCCGTCATCGAAGATGCCAGTATCCTTATTACTGACCAGAAAATATCAGCCGTTAACGACCTTCTCCCGTTCCTTGAAAACACCGTCAAAACCACCAAAAACCTCGTCATTATTGCTGACGATATCGAAGGTGAGGCTCTGGCTACTTTAGTTGTTAATAAACTACGAGGTACCTTTAATGTTCTTGCAGTCAAGGCTCCCGGGTTTGGTGATAATCGTAAAGAAATGCTTCAAGATATTGCCATTCTCACCGGAGGGTCATTTATCAGTGAAGATACTGGTCGAAAACTAGAGTCTGTCACTTTAGAAGACCTAGGTAGAGCTGATCGGGTAGTTTCCGACAAGGATGCCACTAGAATTATCGGTGGACAAGGAAGCAAAGACAGCCTTAATACTCGTATTGCTCAGCTTAAAAATGCTATCTCCAAAACCACCTCAGAGTTTGATAAGGAAAAACTTCAAGAGCGTCTTGCCAAACTCGCCGGTGGCGTTGCCGTTATTAAAGTTGGCGCTGCCTCCGAGACTGAGATGAACGAGCTAAAGGAAAGAGTTAAAGACGCTGTTGGTGCCACCAAAGCGGCCATTGAGGAAGGCATCGTCCCCGGAGGGGGAGTTGCTCTCCTTCGTGCCGCCAAAGTTCTCGATTCACTTAAATTCGATAACGATGACGAAAAGGTTGGTATCAAAATTGTTGCCGACGCTCTCTCTCAACCTCTCCGCTGGTTAGCCAAAAACTCTGGAGCCGAGGAGGGTTGGGTAGTTAAACAAGTTGAACAACACCCTGACAAATCTTATGGCTTCAATGCCGTCACCCTCGAATTCGGTGACATGCTATCCGCTGGCATTATTGATCCGGTCAAGGTTACCCGGGCTGCCCTCCAAAACGCCGCCTCTGTGGCCAGCATGATTCTTACCACCGAAGCGCTCATTACCGAGATTCCTCAAAAAGAAGGGGACAAAGACTCAACTCCCAATCCCGGAATGATGGGAATGTAA
- a CDS encoding DNA-3-methyladenine glycosylase family protein, with protein sequence MQSTTPEQHLSHDPVIKSLINQYHLPPLEESTNLYLDLVNIIISQQLSVKAAKSITNRLHHLLNYKSSAKVTPHRLLKLSAEQLRSVGLSQPKITYIHHLSQSVIDNQIIIDQLKKASDESVFEQITKLKGLGPWSADMFLIFSLQRPDIFSIHDLGLRTAVSRLYHLDRQDFDAINHLSQKWSPYRSLASRYLWASLDNSPV encoded by the coding sequence ATGCAATCAACTACGCCAGAACAACATCTCTCTCACGATCCAGTTATCAAATCACTAATCAATCAATATCATCTACCTCCACTAGAGGAGTCAACCAATCTCTATCTCGACCTAGTCAATATCATCATCAGCCAGCAGCTTTCTGTTAAGGCCGCAAAAAGTATTACCAATCGTCTACATCATTTACTCAACTACAAATCATCTGCCAAGGTTACTCCCCACCGTCTTCTTAAGCTCTCCGCTGAACAACTTCGCTCCGTTGGCTTATCTCAACCCAAGATCACCTACATCCACCACCTTTCCCAATCCGTTATCGACAACCAGATCATAATAGATCAGCTTAAAAAAGCCTCCGACGAGTCCGTTTTTGAGCAAATCACCAAGCTCAAGGGTCTTGGCCCCTGGTCAGCAGACATGTTTCTCATCTTTTCTCTTCAACGACCTGATATTTTCTCCATCCACGATCTAGGCTTGAGAACCGCCGTTAGTCGCCTTTACCATCTCGACCGACAAGATTTTGATGCCATAAATCATCTTTCTCAAAAATGGTCACCTTATCGCAGTCTTGCTAGTCGCTATCTCTGGGCTAGTCTTGACAACTCTCCGGTCTAG
- a CDS encoding tRNA-ribosyltransferase family protein, with translation MVQEKQFISKFGKINTPVFFPDATRAVLKSLDSEDIRKTGTPGILVNTYHLFLELGKDVLKKHGGVRGFMGWEGGLISDSGGFQLMSLVKQTGNGKVDDEGIVFRPSRKKKIIFTPEKSIAFQMEIGADMVVVLDDFTPPTASYEEAKETVRRTIDWARRSKEEFERICETKKIAVKDRPYLLGVVQGGFYEDLRRFCARELGKIGFDGFGYGGWPINNDGSFDYRSAEIIAEEAPEGYWLYGLGIGKPDEVVKLAKMGYHIFDCVLPTRDARHKRLYVYNAESIDEIDVGKEKFWQYYVPDKEKYYKDDRPVSTACDCLLCRKYSRAYLAHLFRIGDMTAGRLATIHNLRFYSLLMEKLQEDKD, from the coding sequence GTGGTTCAAGAAAAACAGTTTATAAGTAAGTTTGGGAAGATTAACACGCCCGTGTTTTTCCCAGATGCTACGAGGGCTGTTTTAAAGTCGCTGGACAGTGAAGACATAAGAAAGACTGGGACTCCAGGGATTTTGGTGAATACTTATCATTTGTTTCTTGAACTGGGAAAAGATGTGTTGAAGAAGCATGGTGGAGTTCGTGGGTTTATGGGATGGGAGGGTGGTCTTATATCAGACTCTGGGGGTTTTCAATTGATGAGCCTGGTAAAACAAACCGGAAATGGGAAAGTTGATGATGAAGGAATTGTGTTTAGGCCAAGCAGAAAGAAAAAAATAATATTTACTCCGGAGAAGTCAATAGCTTTCCAGATGGAGATCGGAGCTGACATGGTGGTGGTTCTGGATGACTTTACTCCCCCGACAGCGAGTTACGAGGAAGCAAAAGAGACAGTGAGAAGAACAATTGATTGGGCAAGGAGATCTAAGGAAGAGTTTGAGAGGATTTGTGAAACAAAAAAAATAGCAGTGAAAGATAGACCTTACCTGCTAGGGGTGGTTCAGGGAGGGTTCTATGAGGATTTAAGACGTTTTTGTGCTCGAGAGTTAGGCAAGATTGGCTTTGATGGTTTTGGTTATGGAGGTTGGCCTATTAACAATGATGGAAGTTTTGATTATAGGTCTGCTGAAATTATTGCGGAGGAGGCGCCTGAAGGTTATTGGTTATATGGTTTGGGAATTGGTAAACCAGATGAAGTAGTAAAACTGGCAAAAATGGGGTATCACATTTTTGATTGTGTGTTGCCAACTAGAGATGCGAGGCATAAACGATTGTATGTATATAACGCTGAGAGTATTGACGAAATCGATGTCGGAAAAGAGAAATTCTGGCAGTATTATGTACCGGATAAGGAAAAATATTACAAAGATGATAGACCGGTAAGCACGGCGTGTGATTGTTTGTTGTGTAGGAAATATAGCAGGGCTTATTTAGCTCATTTATTTCGAATTGGGGACATGACAGCTGGTAGATTAGCAACTATTCACAACTTGAGATTTTACTCTCTCTTAATGGAGAAGTTGCAGGAAGATAAGGATTAG